In Roseomonas fluvialis, one genomic interval encodes:
- the ftsL gene encoding cell division protein FtsL, with the protein MIRPFTLLSMVAAAGAGLYLYQVKHSVAQLDRELRGINRQTEQARERTQVLRAEWALLNEPDRLRQVAQRHLALEAMTPAQFVRPAEMERRLPPPRQFAGVPSLFAPVEPAGDGSATAIALAAAAPRAPVAPAPAPPVAVAAAPAAAAPPPAAPAPAAAAPRPAAAEPAPAPVALAAAETPRPAPRPAAPRPAPPPAPVRAAMHVERPTATPAVAPQRVAAPIAAPTVVSALGGSGPALAPPVPIARAAAATLPGAR; encoded by the coding sequence ATGATCCGCCCCTTCACGCTGCTTAGCATGGTCGCCGCCGCAGGGGCGGGCCTGTACCTTTATCAGGTCAAGCATTCCGTCGCGCAGCTCGACCGCGAGCTGCGCGGCATCAACCGCCAGACCGAACAGGCGCGTGAACGCACCCAGGTGCTGCGCGCCGAATGGGCGCTGCTGAACGAACCCGACCGGCTGCGCCAGGTGGCGCAGCGGCATCTGGCGCTCGAGGCGATGACGCCCGCGCAGTTCGTTCGGCCCGCCGAGATGGAACGCCGCCTGCCCCCGCCGCGGCAATTCGCCGGCGTGCCGTCCCTGTTCGCGCCGGTGGAACCTGCCGGCGATGGCAGCGCGACCGCGATCGCCCTGGCCGCGGCGGCGCCGCGCGCACCCGTCGCACCCGCCCCCGCCCCGCCCGTGGCGGTCGCCGCCGCGCCCGCGGCAGCCGCACCCCCACCCGCCGCACCCGCGCCCGCCGCCGCAGCGCCACGCCCGGCGGCGGCCGAACCCGCGCCCGCGCCGGTTGCCCTCGCCGCCGCCGAGACGCCCCGCCCGGCCCCACGCCCCGCGGCGCCGCGCCCTGCACCGCCGCCGGCGCCGGTGCGTGCGGCCATGCATGTCGAACGCCCCACCGCGACACCCGCCGTGGCGCCGCAGCGCGTGGCAGCCCCCATCGCCGCGCCGACCGTGGTCTCGGCTCTGGGCGGCAGCGGGCCGGCCCTCGCGCCGCCGGTGCCGATCGCACGCGCCGCCGCGGCCACGCTCCCCGGCGCGCGCTAG
- the mraY gene encoding phospho-N-acetylmuramoyl-pentapeptide-transferase, producing MIYTFLTPFADDFQLFNLARYHTFRAGAAAMTALVICLVFGNSIIAWLRSFQRGGQPIRDDGPERHLIEKKGTPTMGGVMILGALVVSTLLWADLRSGMVWAVLVVTVGYGALGFADDWLKVTKRNTKGVSGRMKLAVQAGLGLLAAVWITWLMPGPLSTTLAVPFLKELLVPFGLLFPLVGMLVMMGASNAVNLTDGLDGLAIVPVMIAAAVFALIAYLVGNRIFADYLQLHYVPGTGELAVFASALIGAALGFLWFNAPPAAVFMGDTGSLALGGALGALAVATKHEIVLAIVGGLFVVETVSVIIQVFWFKRTGRRVFLMAPLHHHFEKKGWAEPTIVIRFWIIAMILALVGLSTLKIR from the coding sequence ATGATCTACACCTTCCTCACGCCCTTCGCGGACGACTTCCAGCTGTTCAACCTGGCGCGCTACCACACCTTCCGCGCCGGCGCGGCGGCCATGACGGCGCTCGTGATCTGCCTGGTGTTCGGCAACAGCATCATCGCCTGGCTGCGGTCCTTCCAGCGCGGCGGCCAGCCGATCCGCGACGACGGCCCCGAGCGCCACCTGATCGAAAAGAAGGGCACGCCCACCATGGGTGGCGTGATGATCCTGGGCGCGCTGGTGGTCTCCACGCTCCTGTGGGCCGACCTGCGGTCCGGCATGGTGTGGGCGGTGCTGGTCGTGACGGTGGGCTACGGCGCGCTCGGCTTTGCCGATGACTGGCTGAAGGTGACCAAGCGCAACACCAAGGGCGTGTCGGGTCGCATGAAGCTGGCCGTGCAGGCGGGGCTCGGCCTGCTCGCGGCGGTCTGGATCACGTGGCTGATGCCCGGGCCGCTGTCGACCACGCTGGCGGTGCCGTTCCTCAAGGAATTGCTGGTGCCCTTCGGCCTGCTGTTCCCGCTGGTTGGCATGCTGGTAATGATGGGCGCGTCGAACGCGGTGAACCTGACCGACGGGCTCGATGGACTCGCGATCGTGCCGGTGATGATCGCGGCGGCGGTCTTCGCGCTGATCGCGTATCTCGTCGGCAACCGCATCTTCGCCGACTACCTTCAGTTGCACTACGTGCCGGGCACCGGTGAGCTCGCGGTCTTCGCCTCGGCGCTGATCGGCGCGGCGCTCGGCTTCCTGTGGTTCAACGCGCCACCGGCGGCGGTGTTCATGGGCGATACGGGGTCGCTCGCACTCGGTGGCGCACTGGGTGCGCTGGCGGTGGCGACCAAGCACGAGATCGTTCTCGCGATCGTGGGCGGCCTGTTCGTGGTCGAGACGGTGTCGGTCATCATCCAGGTGTTCTGGTTCAAGCGCACAGGGCGGCGCGTCTTCCTGATGGCGCCGCTGCACCACCACTTCGAAAAGAAGGGCTGGGCGGAGCCCACCATCGTCATCCGCTTCTGGATCATCGCGATGATCCTGGCACTCGTCGGCCTCAGCACGCTGAAGATCCGATGA
- a CDS encoding division/cell wall cluster transcriptional repressor MraZ, protein MTRFLGTHKGKLDKKGRISVPASFRSALAGLGEHEMVFFPSYTQPCIECWPARVFDDATAGHDDLDLFSKDADDLAGAVFAQAAQMRPDGEGRVSLEERHIAAAGLTEAILFIGVRRRFQIWDAERGEAFLRDSIANARDKGLTLAASTRTGAQP, encoded by the coding sequence ATGACCCGGTTCCTGGGCACGCACAAGGGGAAGTTGGACAAGAAGGGGCGCATCTCCGTGCCCGCCAGCTTCCGCAGCGCGCTTGCGGGGCTCGGCGAACACGAGATGGTCTTCTTCCCATCCTACACGCAACCCTGCATCGAATGCTGGCCCGCACGCGTCTTCGACGACGCGACCGCCGGCCATGACGATCTCGACCTGTTCTCCAAGGATGCCGACGACCTCGCCGGCGCGGTCTTCGCCCAGGCGGCGCAGATGCGCCCCGATGGCGAGGGGCGCGTCTCGCTCGAGGAACGCCACATCGCCGCGGCCGGCCTGACCGAGGCGATCCTGTTCATCGGCGTGCGCCGCCGCTTCCAGATCTGGGATGCCGAGCGCGGCGAAGCCTTCCTGCGCGATTCCATCGCCAACGCCCGCGACAAGGGGCTGACGCTGGCCGCCAGCACCCGCACGGGGGCGCAGCCATGA
- a CDS encoding UDP-N-acetylmuramoyl-L-alanyl-D-glutamate--2,6-diaminopimelate ligase — protein sequence MMHRAGLPALSEDAAIVGLTADSRAVGPGMVFAALPGARADGRAFIADAVDRGAAAVIAPAGTEWPPGVPVRPMITSADPRRTLALMAAAFHGAQPRSVVAVTGTNGKTSTVDFLRQIWTACGERAASLGTLGLVAEGFPPGPTLTTPDPVALHATLAALARAGFGAAAMEASSHGIDQRRLDGVVLAAAGFSNLTRDHLDYHGSMEAYRAAKLRLFDTLLPVGAAAVACTGMDAATLDALQAIARNRRLRLLTVGEAGDAVRLLSAQPLPDGQALAIEAFGARHDLVLPLPGRFQADNALLAAALAVSAGLPADQVFAALPHLAGVRGRMERAAVLANGAAVYVDYAHTPDALARLLAALRPHTAQRLHVLFGAGGDRDPGKRPLMGAAAADGADRVWVTDDNPRSEDPATIRAAVLAGAPGAIDAGEREAAIAAALADLDPGDVLAVAGKGHESGQEIAGVVHPFDDVAVVRRLLGVEP from the coding sequence ATGATGCACCGCGCCGGCCTGCCCGCGCTGTCGGAGGATGCGGCGATCGTCGGCCTCACCGCCGACAGCCGCGCCGTCGGCCCCGGCATGGTCTTCGCGGCCCTGCCGGGTGCGCGGGCCGATGGCCGCGCCTTCATCGCTGATGCGGTGGACCGTGGCGCGGCCGCGGTGATCGCACCGGCCGGCACCGAATGGCCGCCCGGCGTGCCGGTGCGCCCGATGATCACCAGCGCCGACCCGCGCCGCACCCTCGCACTGATGGCCGCTGCCTTCCATGGCGCGCAGCCGCGCAGCGTGGTGGCGGTGACGGGCACCAACGGCAAGACCAGCACGGTCGATTTCCTGCGCCAGATCTGGACCGCGTGCGGTGAACGCGCGGCCTCGCTCGGCACGCTCGGCCTGGTGGCGGAGGGATTTCCGCCCGGCCCCACGCTGACCACGCCGGATCCCGTGGCGCTGCACGCAACGCTCGCCGCGCTCGCGCGCGCGGGCTTCGGTGCGGCGGCGATGGAGGCGTCCTCGCACGGCATTGACCAGCGGCGGCTCGATGGCGTGGTGCTGGCGGCGGCGGGGTTCAGCAACCTCACGCGCGACCACTTGGACTACCACGGGTCGATGGAGGCGTATCGCGCCGCCAAGCTGCGACTGTTCGACACGCTGCTGCCGGTCGGGGCTGCGGCCGTCGCCTGCACCGGCATGGATGCCGCGACGCTCGATGCGCTGCAGGCCATTGCGCGAAACCGCCGGCTGCGTTTGCTGACGGTGGGCGAGGCCGGCGACGCGGTGCGCCTGCTCTCGGCGCAACCGCTACCGGATGGCCAGGCGCTGGCCATCGAAGCCTTCGGCGCGCGCCATGACCTCGTGCTGCCGCTGCCAGGGCGCTTCCAGGCCGACAACGCCCTGCTCGCGGCCGCGCTCGCCGTCAGCGCCGGCCTTCCGGCCGACCAGGTCTTCGCCGCGCTGCCGCACCTCGCAGGCGTGCGTGGTCGGATGGAGCGTGCCGCAGTGCTGGCGAACGGCGCGGCGGTCTATGTCGACTATGCGCATACGCCCGATGCACTGGCGCGGCTGCTCGCCGCGCTCCGCCCGCATACCGCGCAGCGGCTGCATGTCCTGTTCGGTGCGGGCGGGGATCGCGACCCGGGCAAGCGACCATTGATGGGCGCGGCCGCCGCCGACGGCGCGGACCGCGTCTGGGTCACCGACGACAATCCGCGCAGCGAGGACCCTGCCACGATCCGCGCCGCCGTGCTGGCCGGCGCGCCGGGCGCGATCGATGCCGGTGAGCGGGAGGCGGCGATCGCCGCCGCGCTGGCGGACCTCGACCCGGGCGACGTGCTCGCGGTGGCCGGCAAGGGGCACGAGAGCGGGCAGGAGATCGCCGGCGTCGTGCACCCCTTCGACGACGTGGCTGTGGTGCGCCGCCTCCTGGGTGTCGAACCATGA
- the murD gene encoding UDP-N-acetylmuramoyl-L-alanine--D-glutamate ligase: protein MNAPSPPFTPFLGARIAVVGLGRAGLPAALRLVEWGAEVEAWDDGEAQRAAATVAGLTLRDPSEGRFRADALLLSPGIPHLLPRAHPAAEAARAAGAPVLCDVEFLYRAVLAAQSRARFVGVTGTNGKSTTTALIHHVLTKAGRVAQVGGNLGPPALSLNILGSEGVYTLEMSSYMLERIATLRFNVAVMLNLSPDHLDRHGDMAGYAAAKARIFARQSHEDVAVLGQDDAITAAMAAGLAARIVPISADTAQPGGIWAEGPVLRDDDGPIADLRDARALPGSHNAQNAAAAAAACRALGVARADIAAGIATFAGLQHRLERVGEARGVVFVNDSKATNADSAARALASYDRVVWIAGGEAKEGGIESLVPYFPRIAHAVLIGRDAAVLARTLAAHGIPHEVAGTLDAAVPAAAAAAFAGAAPVVLLSPACASWDQFSGFDERGDSFRDLARSIAATHGRAA, encoded by the coding sequence ATGAACGCACCCTCGCCTCCCTTCACCCCTTTCCTTGGCGCGCGGATCGCCGTGGTTGGGCTCGGCCGTGCCGGGTTGCCGGCGGCGCTGCGCCTGGTCGAATGGGGTGCGGAGGTCGAGGCCTGGGACGATGGCGAAGCGCAGCGCGCCGCCGCCACGGTGGCGGGGCTGACGCTGCGCGACCCCAGCGAGGGGCGCTTTCGTGCCGATGCGCTGCTGCTCTCACCGGGTATCCCGCATCTGCTGCCGCGCGCGCATCCCGCCGCCGAAGCAGCGCGCGCGGCCGGCGCGCCGGTCCTGTGCGACGTGGAGTTTCTCTATCGCGCCGTGCTCGCCGCGCAGTCCCGAGCACGCTTCGTCGGCGTCACCGGGACCAACGGGAAATCGACCACGACGGCGCTGATCCACCACGTCCTCACGAAGGCGGGACGCGTCGCGCAGGTCGGTGGCAATCTCGGCCCGCCGGCCCTGTCTCTCAACATCTTGGGGTCGGAGGGGGTCTATACCCTCGAAATGTCGTCCTACATGTTGGAGCGAATCGCGACGCTGCGCTTCAACGTGGCTGTCATGCTGAACCTCAGCCCAGATCACCTCGACCGTCATGGCGACATGGCCGGCTATGCCGCTGCGAAGGCGAGGATCTTCGCGCGGCAGTCGCATGAGGATGTCGCGGTACTGGGCCAGGATGACGCCATCACGGCCGCGATGGCCGCGGGCCTGGCCGCGCGGATCGTGCCGATCTCGGCCGACACGGCGCAGCCCGGCGGCATCTGGGCCGAAGGACCGGTGCTGCGCGACGACGATGGCCCGATCGCTGACCTGCGCGACGCGCGCGCACTGCCTGGCAGCCACAATGCGCAGAATGCGGCTGCGGCAGCGGCAGCCTGCCGCGCCCTCGGCGTGGCGCGCGCCGACATCGCCGCGGGGATCGCGACCTTCGCCGGCCTGCAGCATCGGCTCGAGCGCGTGGGCGAGGCGCGCGGCGTGGTCTTCGTGAACGACAGCAAGGCGACCAACGCCGACAGCGCAGCGCGCGCGCTCGCCTCCTACGACCGCGTCGTCTGGATTGCCGGCGGCGAGGCGAAGGAAGGCGGCATCGAGAGCCTCGTGCCGTACTTCCCGCGCATCGCGCACGCGGTCCTCATCGGGCGCGACGCGGCGGTGCTGGCGCGCACGCTCGCCGCGCATGGCATCCCGCATGAGGTCGCCGGCACGCTCGATGCCGCTGTGCCGGCCGCGGCGGCAGCGGCCTTTGCGGGCGCGGCGCCGGTGGTGCTGCTCTCGCCGGCCTGTGCGTCGTGGGACCAGTTCAGCGGCTTCGATGAGCGCGGGGACAGCTTCCGCGACCTGGCACGATCGATCGCCGCCACGCATGGAAGGGCCGCCTGA
- the rsmH gene encoding 16S rRNA (cytosine(1402)-N(4))-methyltransferase RsmH, which translates to MTGHLPVMLAEVLASLAPRDDAAYLDCTFGGGGYAAAILDSAPRCTLFAMDRDPDAIARGADLVARHAPRLQLIEGRFGDMLDLLAARGVTALDGVVMDLGVSSFQLDQAERGFSFRADGPLDMRMERHGPSAADLVNTLPEAELADILYRLGEERFSRRIARAIVARRAEQPFATTGDLAALVRSKVPRDPSGIDGATRSFQALRLAVNDELGEVERGIAAAAQLLAPGGRLVVVAFHSLEDRIAKRFMAEAAGRGTGASRHDPGALTRRTAPRFRLLTPRALRPSEAETRDNPRARSARLRALERLEEAA; encoded by the coding sequence ATGACCGGGCACCTGCCCGTCATGCTGGCCGAGGTGCTGGCCAGCCTGGCCCCGCGCGACGATGCCGCCTACCTCGACTGTACCTTCGGCGGCGGCGGCTATGCCGCGGCTATCCTCGACTCCGCGCCGCGCTGCACGCTGTTCGCAATGGACCGTGATCCCGATGCGATCGCCCGCGGTGCCGACCTCGTCGCGCGCCATGCCCCCCGGCTGCAGCTCATCGAAGGCCGTTTCGGCGACATGCTGGACCTGCTGGCCGCCCGCGGTGTGACCGCGCTGGACGGCGTGGTGATGGACCTCGGCGTGTCGTCCTTCCAGCTCGACCAGGCGGAGCGCGGCTTCTCCTTCCGCGCCGACGGGCCGCTCGACATGCGCATGGAACGGCACGGGCCGTCCGCCGCCGACCTGGTGAACACGCTGCCCGAGGCCGAACTGGCCGACATCCTGTACCGATTAGGCGAGGAACGCTTCTCCCGCCGCATTGCCCGCGCCATCGTCGCGCGCCGGGCCGAACAACCCTTCGCGACCACCGGCGACCTCGCGGCGCTGGTGCGTTCCAAGGTGCCGCGCGACCCCTCCGGCATCGACGGCGCCACGCGGTCCTTCCAGGCGCTGCGCCTCGCGGTGAACGACGAACTCGGCGAGGTCGAGCGCGGGATTGCCGCCGCTGCGCAGCTGCTCGCCCCCGGCGGGCGACTGGTGGTGGTGGCGTTCCATTCGCTGGAGGACCGCATCGCCAAGCGCTTCATGGCCGAGGCCGCGGGCCGCGGCACCGGCGCCTCCCGCCACGACCCCGGCGCGCTGACCCGCCGCACCGCTCCGCGCTTCCGCCTGCTGACACCGCGCGCGCTCAGGCCCAGCGAGGCCGAGACACGCGACAACCCGCGCGCGCGCTCCGCCCGCCTGCGCGCGCTGGAACGCCTCGAGGAGGCCGCATGA
- a CDS encoding peptidoglycan D,D-transpeptidase FtsI family protein, which yields MTHIPPPISMRPPEPGAAPASSQMLRRAATTEAPPRAVVRVTQPDLMRRAILERTRGRLVIAAFGFAGLFGAVALKLAFATVIAPAEPRRAAALSRPPAPAAEAPVARATVTDRNGEILAVSLPLTALYANPRQIDNPGEVADRLRRVLPQLDRERLVQRLSGERQFAYIARALTPREVAQVNALGIPGLHFEEAERRYFPQGRTAAHIIGGVDVDGHGIAGVERFHDTRLREQANERLRLSLDIRVQLALRDAVQRGITEFNGIGGAGVVMDVQTGEVLAMVSLPDYDANDVGAATVDQRFNRVTVGVYEPGSTFKLLTAAMALDYGTIQPWGGYDASRPIRVGRFEINDYRGKNRWLALPEILAYSSNLASAHMAAAVGVTRHREFMQRMGMTSRLRIEIPETALPLVPGQRTWRELNTMTIGFGHGISVTPLHVATAGATIVNGGILRQPTILWQQPGVEREGVRVLSERTSDLMRRFMRLVVTDGSGRSAEVPGYFVGGKTGTAQKTGPRGGYLENKRIAAFVGAFPMHAPRYAVYVMVDEPKPNARSHGFATAGWVAAPAAGMVIQRIAPILGMLPEPATPEIQRALAAPMNGRGIPGIAVPAAAPPRPAARPAVQRPGPTPAAAAEPQREAGLAPR from the coding sequence ATGACCCACATCCCCCCACCCATCAGCATGCGCCCGCCCGAGCCCGGCGCGGCGCCGGCCAGCAGCCAGATGCTGCGGCGCGCCGCGACGACCGAGGCACCGCCCCGCGCCGTGGTGCGCGTGACGCAGCCGGACCTGATGCGCCGCGCCATCCTGGAGCGCACGCGGGGGCGCCTAGTGATCGCGGCCTTCGGCTTCGCCGGGCTGTTCGGCGCGGTGGCGCTGAAGCTCGCCTTCGCGACGGTGATCGCGCCGGCGGAACCGCGCCGCGCGGCTGCGCTGTCGCGCCCGCCTGCCCCGGCGGCCGAGGCGCCCGTCGCCCGTGCGACCGTCACCGACCGCAATGGTGAGATCCTGGCGGTCTCGCTGCCGCTCACCGCGCTCTATGCCAACCCGCGGCAAATCGACAATCCGGGCGAGGTAGCCGACAGGCTGCGCCGCGTGCTGCCGCAGCTCGACCGCGAACGCCTGGTGCAGCGGCTGTCGGGCGAACGGCAATTCGCCTACATCGCGCGCGCGCTGACGCCGCGGGAGGTGGCGCAGGTCAATGCGCTCGGCATCCCCGGCCTGCATTTCGAGGAAGCCGAGCGCCGCTACTTCCCGCAGGGCCGCACCGCCGCGCACATCATCGGCGGCGTGGACGTGGACGGCCACGGCATCGCCGGCGTCGAGCGCTTCCACGATACGCGCCTGCGTGAACAGGCGAACGAACGCCTGCGCCTGTCGCTCGACATCCGCGTGCAGCTGGCGCTGCGCGACGCCGTGCAGCGCGGCATCACCGAATTCAACGGCATCGGCGGCGCCGGTGTGGTGATGGACGTGCAGACCGGCGAGGTGCTGGCCATGGTCAGCTTGCCGGACTACGACGCGAACGACGTGGGGGCGGCCACGGTCGACCAGCGCTTCAACCGCGTCACCGTCGGCGTCTACGAACCGGGCTCCACCTTCAAGCTGCTGACCGCGGCGATGGCGCTGGACTACGGCACCATCCAGCCCTGGGGCGGCTACGACGCCTCGCGCCCGATCCGCGTCGGGCGATTCGAGATCAACGACTACCGCGGCAAGAACCGGTGGCTCGCGCTGCCGGAGATCCTCGCCTACTCCTCGAACCTGGCCTCGGCGCACATGGCCGCGGCGGTGGGCGTGACCCGGCACCGCGAATTCATGCAGCGCATGGGCATGACCTCGCGCCTGCGCATCGAGATCCCGGAGACCGCGCTACCGCTGGTGCCGGGTCAGCGGACTTGGCGCGAATTGAACACCATGACGATCGGCTTCGGCCACGGCATTTCCGTAACACCGCTGCATGTCGCGACGGCGGGCGCCACCATCGTGAATGGCGGCATCCTGCGCCAGCCGACCATCCTGTGGCAGCAGCCCGGCGTCGAGCGCGAGGGCGTGCGCGTGCTGAGCGAACGCACCTCAGACCTGATGCGCCGCTTCATGCGCCTGGTGGTGACCGACGGGTCGGGCCGTTCGGCCGAAGTTCCGGGGTATTTCGTCGGCGGCAAGACCGGCACTGCGCAGAAGACCGGCCCGCGCGGCGGCTACCTCGAGAACAAGCGCATCGCCGCCTTCGTCGGCGCCTTCCCGATGCATGCGCCGCGGTACGCGGTCTATGTGATGGTCGACGAACCGAAGCCGAACGCGCGCAGCCATGGCTTCGCCACCGCGGGCTGGGTTGCCGCGCCGGCGGCGGGCATGGTGATCCAGCGCATCGCGCCGATCCTGGGCATGCTGCCCGAACCCGCCACGCCCGAGATCCAGCGCGCGCTGGCCGCGCCGATGAACGGGCGCGGCATCCCGGGCATCGCGGTGCCCGCCGCGGCGCCGCCACGCCCCGCCGCGCGCCCCGCCGTGCAGCGCCCCGGCCCCACGCCCGCCGCCGCTGCCGAACCGCAGCGGGAGGCCGGCCTTGCGCCTCGGTGA
- a CDS encoding LysR substrate-binding domain-containing protein, with the protein MRPTRLPSMEQLRALDAALRAGSFGQAGEALGLTHGAISRHVAALEAMLGAPLFRRGPKGAEPTALARRYHGEVAPLLAGIEDATRRAATRRRRAQDAGGEVRIGVVPTFAARWLLPRLPEFNAAHPAIRVDVVATTELQDPQRQGLDFLVRHGIPPWPGLEAELLLPETLRPVRSPDFKLRGTPSIKAIAERIPLIFDVNRDHWAAWLAAAGWRGAPPTNGPVFSDFGLTLEAAAAGLGLALARGDLADREIASGRLVYAHPFAAPGPRAHHLARPAGHLRRPAQVLWDWMRARASA; encoded by the coding sequence ATGCGCCCGACCCGCCTGCCCAGCATGGAACAGCTCCGCGCCCTGGATGCCGCGCTGCGTGCCGGCAGCTTCGGCCAGGCCGGGGAGGCGCTCGGCCTCACGCATGGCGCGATCAGCCGGCACGTCGCGGCGCTGGAGGCGATGCTGGGCGCGCCGCTGTTCCGGCGCGGGCCGAAGGGGGCCGAGCCGACCGCGCTGGCGCGGCGCTACCACGGGGAAGTCGCGCCGCTGCTGGCGGGCATCGAGGACGCCACGCGCCGCGCCGCCACGCGCCGCCGCCGCGCGCAGGATGCCGGCGGCGAGGTCCGCATCGGCGTGGTGCCGACCTTCGCCGCGCGCTGGCTGCTGCCGCGCCTGCCGGAGTTCAACGCCGCGCATCCGGCCATCCGCGTCGATGTGGTGGCGACGACGGAATTGCAGGACCCGCAGCGCCAGGGCCTCGATTTCCTGGTGCGGCACGGCATCCCGCCCTGGCCGGGGCTCGAGGCCGAGTTGCTGCTGCCCGAGACGCTGCGGCCGGTGCGATCGCCGGACTTCAAGCTGCGCGGCACGCCCTCGATCAAGGCCATCGCCGAACGCATCCCGCTGATCTTCGACGTCAACCGTGACCATTGGGCGGCCTGGCTGGCGGCCGCCGGCTGGCGCGGCGCGCCGCCCACCAACGGGCCGGTGTTCAGCGATTTCGGCCTGACGCTGGAGGCCGCGGCGGCGGGGCTCGGCCTGGCGCTGGCGCGCGGGGACCTGGCGGACCGGGAGATCGCCTCCGGGCGGCTGGTCTATGCGCATCCCTTCGCTGCGCCGGGGCCGCGTGCGCACCACCTGGCGAGGCCCGCCGGCCACCTGCGCCGCCCGGCGCAGGTCTTGTGGGACTGGATGCGGGCGCGCGCCTCGGCCTGA
- a CDS encoding UDP-N-acetylmuramoyl-tripeptide--D-alanyl-D-alanine ligase, whose protein sequence is MTALWTSAELRAATGGTLAREVAVTGISIDTRSIVPGDLFVALRDARDGHDFVAQALGKGAAAALVDRDPPGVDADAPLLRVADTLAGLTALGAAGRARSVARVVGVTGSVGKTTTKEMLRVALSAFGPTHASAASFNNHWGVPITLARLPRDAAFAVVEMGMNNRGEIAPLSRLARPHVALITNIGTAHIGRLGSEDAIAEEKGDIIAGVAPGGTLVLPADSRFAATVAQRAHGVGLAVLTHGETPGADARLVGYEGDSEGGRAEIILRGERIGVMLATPGRHVALNACAALAAIAALGLNARTGAAALPAFGAPAGRGRRSRITVADGEALLIDDSYNASPPSIRAGLSVLAAQAAARRIAALGDMLELGADGAAIHASLAPDAAAACDLVFCCGEMMGHLYRALPDARRGAHLPDSTALAPVLRDALRAGDAVLVKGSLGSRMKVVVDALTAGERA, encoded by the coding sequence ATGACCGCGCTGTGGACCAGCGCCGAACTGCGTGCCGCGACCGGCGGGACGTTGGCGCGCGAGGTCGCGGTGACGGGCATTTCCATCGATACGCGGTCCATCGTGCCCGGCGACCTATTCGTGGCCTTGCGCGATGCGCGCGACGGGCACGACTTCGTCGCCCAGGCGCTCGGGAAAGGCGCGGCGGCCGCGCTGGTCGACCGCGACCCGCCCGGTGTCGACGCCGATGCGCCACTGCTGCGCGTGGCCGACACGCTGGCGGGCCTCACCGCACTCGGCGCCGCGGGGCGTGCCCGCAGCGTGGCGCGCGTGGTGGGCGTGACCGGGTCGGTCGGCAAGACCACCACCAAGGAGATGCTGCGCGTTGCACTCTCCGCCTTCGGTCCCACGCATGCCTCGGCGGCATCCTTCAACAACCATTGGGGCGTGCCGATCACGCTGGCGCGGCTGCCGCGCGACGCCGCCTTCGCCGTGGTCGAGATGGGCATGAACAACCGCGGCGAGATCGCGCCGCTGTCGCGTCTGGCGCGCCCGCATGTCGCGCTCATCACCAACATCGGCACCGCACATATTGGGCGGCTGGGCAGCGAGGACGCGATCGCCGAGGAAAAGGGCGACATCATCGCCGGAGTCGCACCCGGCGGGACCCTGGTGCTGCCCGCGGATAGCCGCTTCGCCGCGACGGTCGCGCAGCGCGCGCACGGCGTGGGCCTGGCCGTGCTGACGCATGGCGAAACACCTGGCGCCGATGCGCGGCTGGTCGGCTACGAGGGCGACAGCGAAGGCGGGCGGGCGGAGATCATCCTGCGCGGCGAGCGCATCGGCGTGATGCTCGCGACACCCGGCCGCCATGTGGCCCTGAATGCCTGCGCGGCGCTGGCCGCGATCGCCGCGCTGGGGTTGAACGCACGCACCGGCGCCGCAGCCCTGCCCGCCTTCGGCGCGCCGGCCGGACGTGGGCGGCGCAGTCGCATCACGGTCGCCGACGGCGAGGCGCTGCTGATCGACGATTCCTACAACGCATCGCCGCCTTCGATCCGCGCGGGGCTTTCCGTACTCGCGGCACAGGCGGCGGCGCGGCGCATCGCCGCACTCGGCGACATGCTCGAACTCGGCGCGGATGGTGCGGCGATCCATGCCTCCCTCGCGCCGGATGCGGCGGCCGCCTGCGACCTGGTCTTCTGCTGCGGGGAAATGATGGGGCATCTCTATCGCGCGCTGCCTGACGCCAGGCGCGGCGCGCATCTGCCGGACTCGACGGCGCTGGCGCCCGTGCTGCGCGATGCGCTGCGCGCGGGGGATGCGGTCTTGGTGAAGGGATCGCTCGGGTCGCGCATGAAGGTCGTGGTCGATGCGCTGACCGCTGGGGAACGCGCATGA
- a CDS encoding DUF1127 domain-containing protein codes for MSVEPIANPLRTAARPAQRVVTDAPGPLMRLWVAAVEAVERRRAAKLVGEMDDRMLRDIGIHRGNATKAIREGRDEAPRAMPWWNT; via the coding sequence ATGTCCGTCGAACCCATCGCCAACCCCCTCCGGACCGCAGCGCGCCCGGCCCAGCGCGTCGTCACCGATGCGCCCGGCCCGCTGATGCGCCTGTGGGTGGCGGCGGTGGAGGCGGTGGAGCGCCGCCGCGCGGCGAAACTGGTCGGGGAGATGGACGACCGCATGCTGCGCGACATTGGGATCCATCGCGGCAACGCGACGAAGGCGATCCGCGAGGGGCGGGACGAAGCGCCGCGGGCCATGCCGTGGTGGAACACCTGA